A single genomic interval of Streptomyces sp. NBC_00663 harbors:
- a CDS encoding RICIN domain-containing protein gives MPTPHPPRPPYPPPGGVPGESDDDLGARLRGRPDGEGAQSAALLMARHWQPVHEYAVICLASRSEVASMVTAAAFHQVLDRVALGEPATALRPRLLVRARDTVREWSAEDRISGVLPDLAKPAGGRGMRAAKSMTPENRKLAERSFLALPGLARCLLWHTEVEAEPIAVPAGLLGMDTDAASAALEQARDKFREGCVHAHRELAPTKDCRFYNRLLDVPIRRGGALLPDVQQHLDECRYCRFAAEQLSHFEGGLGVLLAESVLGWGARRYLDSRRGNDRQGPRAQGGARHGGGRRRLLSRIPSPGRRPPEGPRPSRVLLTGVGLASVGLIASVLAVSLWSDDGGADPAASTSATGSESAPDGVSASPPGTAQLPLAPSRSRLRNVGADLCLDIRGEVKKGAGTELEACSDDDTQKWTYDEEDGLLRSAADPDLCLDSRADAGVVILGSCADEKSGRAADVRYDITVQGELLTRWDEQLAVTSTSGEPDSDIVVKVRDGSNQQRWVTDAVSPSAGALSVPDSDAPSVRAVDLTERGEPR, from the coding sequence GTGCCCACCCCCCACCCCCCTCGTCCGCCGTACCCGCCCCCCGGCGGAGTTCCAGGGGAATCCGACGACGACCTCGGTGCCCGTCTCCGCGGCCGTCCGGACGGCGAAGGGGCCCAGTCGGCCGCGCTCTTGATGGCGCGTCACTGGCAGCCGGTCCACGAGTACGCCGTGATCTGCCTCGCCTCCCGGTCGGAGGTGGCCTCGATGGTCACCGCCGCCGCCTTTCACCAAGTCCTCGACCGCGTCGCGCTCGGCGAACCCGCCACCGCGCTGCGCCCCCGGCTGCTCGTGCGCGCGCGGGACACGGTCCGGGAGTGGTCGGCCGAGGACCGAATATCCGGTGTTCTCCCCGACCTCGCGAAACCCGCCGGCGGTCGCGGTATGCGGGCGGCGAAGTCCATGACGCCGGAAAACCGCAAACTCGCCGAGCGTTCATTCCTCGCCCTGCCCGGACTCGCCCGCTGTCTGCTGTGGCACACCGAGGTCGAGGCCGAGCCGATTGCCGTCCCCGCCGGTCTGCTCGGCATGGATACCGACGCCGCGTCGGCCGCTCTCGAACAGGCGCGTGACAAATTCCGCGAGGGTTGTGTACATGCCCATCGGGAACTCGCGCCGACCAAGGATTGCCGGTTCTACAACCGACTCCTCGACGTCCCGATTCGGCGCGGCGGCGCCCTGTTGCCGGATGTCCAGCAGCATCTGGACGAGTGCCGTTACTGCCGTTTCGCCGCCGAACAACTCAGCCATTTCGAAGGCGGGTTGGGGGTGCTGCTCGCCGAGTCCGTGCTCGGCTGGGGAGCCCGCCGCTACCTCGACTCCCGCCGCGGGAACGACCGGCAGGGCCCGCGCGCCCAGGGCGGCGCCCGGCACGGCGGCGGGCGCCGTCGTCTGCTGTCCCGCATACCGTCCCCCGGCCGCCGTCCCCCCGAGGGCCCCCGGCCCTCCCGGGTGCTGCTCACCGGAGTGGGCCTCGCCTCGGTGGGGCTGATCGCCAGTGTGCTCGCCGTGAGCCTGTGGTCGGACGACGGCGGCGCCGACCCGGCCGCCTCCACCAGCGCCACCGGCAGCGAGTCGGCCCCGGACGGCGTCTCCGCCTCCCCGCCCGGCACCGCCCAACTGCCCCTGGCGCCAAGCCGGTCCAGGCTGCGCAACGTCGGCGCCGACCTCTGCCTCGACATCCGCGGCGAGGTGAAGAAGGGCGCCGGGACCGAACTGGAGGCCTGCTCGGACGACGACACCCAGAAATGGACGTACGACGAGGAGGACGGGCTGCTGCGCAGCGCCGCGGACCCCGATCTGTGCCTCGACTCGCGGGCCGACGCCGGTGTGGTCATCCTCGGCAGCTGCGCGGACGAGAAGAGCGGGCGCGCCGCCGACGTGCGCTACGACATCACCGTGCAGGGCGAGTTGCTCACCCGCTGGGACGAGCAGCTCGCCGTCACCTCCACCAGCGGGGAGCCGGACTCCGACATCGTCGTCAAGGTCCGTGACGGCTCGAACCAGCAGCGCTGGGTGACGGACGCCGT
- a CDS encoding toxin Doc, protein MASVVHIDVPWLLQRHEEVLPDQPTINDFSALVAAVARHRVDPPRLGVDSDPAWRAAALLHTLALLKPLPSANARFACATAVAYMFVSDVGIDPPYGALVDLARDLISGKTDVYGAADRLRSWQI, encoded by the coding sequence ATGGCCTCCGTGGTCCACATCGACGTGCCCTGGCTGCTCCAGCGTCACGAAGAGGTCCTGCCGGACCAGCCCACCATCAACGACTTCTCCGCGCTGGTGGCCGCCGTCGCCCGCCACCGGGTCGACCCGCCCCGCCTCGGGGTGGACTCCGACCCGGCCTGGCGGGCCGCCGCCCTGCTGCACACCCTCGCCCTGCTCAAGCCGCTGCCGTCGGCCAACGCCCGTTTCGCCTGCGCGACGGCCGTGGCGTACATGTTCGTCAGCGATGTCGGCATCGACCCGCCCTACGGCGCTCTCGTCGACCTCGCCCGCGATCTGATCTCCGGCAAGACCGACGTCTACGGCGCGGCCGACCGGCTGCGCTCCTGGCAGATCTGA